One window of the Papaver somniferum cultivar HN1 unplaced genomic scaffold, ASM357369v1 unplaced-scaffold_115, whole genome shotgun sequence genome contains the following:
- the LOC113329064 gene encoding heat shock 70 kDa protein 18-like — MGGGGKTVGIDLGTTYSCVAVWQNGRVEIIANDQGNRTTPSYVAFTDTQRFIGDAALNQVAMNPINTVFWKMNDTTVQSDIKLWPFKVTAGVDMKPKIQVKYMGKVKTLSPEEISSMRQATKDAAKIAGINVLCIMNEPTAAGITYGLDRKATNPNTIKATNVVSQNVVIFDLGGGTFDVSILNIKEGIFEVKATAGDTHLGGEDFNNRMVNHFVHEFKKKHNKDISGNPKALRRLRTSCERAKRSLSSTTQTTIEIDALYAGVDFHASITRAKFEELNMDLFKKCIETVEKCLTDAQMEKNNIHEIVLVVTKSAWSGRMYYDRMRETDVLLTSVGIAGPLLLDGREYSVPMATIEGCLIASTNRGCKAIYVSGGATSVLYYQKNPVPTSCDFGGAAMLVNANPYFFDGKELCKNINPDESVAYGAAVQAAILSGEGNEKVQDLVLLDVTPLSLGIEVIGDLMNVIIPRNTTIPIKKEREYHTTPRGVAKYTVCFDLDANGILNVSALDKTTGNKNQMTIINGKGRLSKAEIDRLVREALKYKSEDAEHRNMVESRNSFENYAYEMRTTINDIKGKLASDDKKKIVDAVNNAIQWLHNELVHSKVTDGKMKELQNVCNPIIAKLYQQGCTDNGPLKRAATSTVPKIGIIQKILRSFGFF, encoded by the exons ATGGGTGGAGGAGGAAAAACAGTAGGGATTGATTTAGGAACAACATATTCATGTGTAGCAGTATGGCAAAATGGCCGAGTTGAAATCATTGCTAATGATCAAGGAAATCGAACTACTCCATCTTATGTTGCGTTTACTGATACTCAACGTTTCATCGGTGATGCTGCTCTTAATCAAGTTGCTATGAATCCTATCAACACTGTTTTTTG GAAAATGAACGATACCACGGTTCAGAGTGATATCAAGCTATGGCCTTTCAAAGTCACCGCTGGTGTTGACATGAAGCCCAAGATTCAAGTCAAATACATGGGCAAGGTTAAAACGTTGTCACCCGAGGAAATCTCATCCATG CGTCAAGCTACTAAAGATGCCGCAAAAATTGCTGGAATAAATGTACTGTGTATCATGAATGAGCCAACGGCAGCAGGAATTACTTACGGCCTTGATAGGAAGGCGACTAATCCAAACACTATAAAGGCGACCAATGTTGTTTCACAGAATGTTGTTATCTTTGATCTTGGTGGTGGTACTTTTGATGTTTCAATACTCAACATTAAAGAGGGTATCTTTGAAGTCAAGGCTACAGCTGGAGATACCCATCTTGGAGGAGAGGATTTCAATAACAGAATGGTTAATCACTTTGTCCATGAGTTCAAAAAGAAGCACAACAAGGACATTAGTGGAAATCCCAAGGCTCTTAGGAGGCTGAGAACATCTTGTGAGAGGGCAAAGAGATCTTTATCATCTACTACTCAGACAACGATTGAGATTGATGCTTTGTATGCAGGTGTTGATTTTCATGCATCCATAACTCGTGCTAAATTCGAAGAGTTGAACATGGATTTGTTCAAGAAATGTATAGAGACTGTTGAGAAGTGTTTGACAGATGCACAGATGGAAAAGAACAACATTCACGAAATCGTGCTAGTAG TTACTAAAAGCGCCTGGTCCGGGCGCATGTATTATGACCGTATGCGGGAGACGGACGTATTATTAACGTCTGTTGGTATTGCTGGTCCGTTGTTACTTGATGGGAGAGAATATTCAGTACCAATGGCTACTATTGAAGGTTGTTTGATTGCTAGTACAAACCGTGGGTGTAAAGCGATTTACGTTTCTGGGGGTGCTACTAGTGTTCT TTACTATCAGAAGAATCCAGTACCTACTAGCTGTGATTTTGGAGGTGCTGCGATGCTTGTTAATGCCAACCCAT ATTTCTTTGATGGAAAGGAGCTCTGCAAGAACATCAACCCTGATGAGTCCGTGGCTTATGGTGCTGCAGTGCAAGCTGCTATTTTGAGCGGTGAGGGTAATGAGAAGGTGCAGGACTTAGTATTGTTGGATGTCACCCCTCTTTCTCTTGGTATCGAGGTAATAGGAGATCTTATGAATGTTATTATCCCAAGGAATACAACCATCCCAATCAAAAAGGAAAGGGAGTATCATACAA CACCTCGTGGGGTTGCTAAATATACAGTGTGCTTTGATTTGGATGCAAACGGCATATTGAATGTGTCTGCCCTGGACAAGACAACTGGGAATAAAAATCAAATGACTATTATCAATGGCAAAGGAAGATTGTCTAAGGCTGAGATTGATAGATTGGTTCGGGAGGCTTTAAAGTATAAGTCAGAAGATGCGGAACACAGGAATATGGTGGAATCAAGGAACTCCTTTGAGAATTACGCATACGAGATGAGGACCACGATCAATGATATCAAAGGAAAGCTAGCATCAGATGATAAGAAGAAAATTGTGGATGCAGTCAATAATGCCATTCAATGGTTGCATAATGAACTAGTTCACTCAAAAGTTACAGATGGCAAGATGAAGGAGTTACAGAATGTATGCAACCCTATCATAGCTAAGTTGTACCAGCAGGGTTGTACTGATAATGGTCCTTTAAAAAGAGCAGCTACCAGTACTGTACCAAAAATCGGGATAATCCAGAAAATCTTGAGATCGTTTGGTTTCTTCTGA
- the LOC113329065 gene encoding uncharacterized protein LOC113329065, with protein sequence MGARVKNVYRGDNPKIGEKNNKVIVTAANDEEDDEHEEHEEDDAAHVGGGGDSDNQSLHQMAPIRVFGYIDQNREFTFIAYLRYHSDAIRLLKPTAAPSKVLKDWPLSGECERFKTTIAKSGLSTDAENSMLEHDRVAVSAFMERLYPESDTFHMRFGDMIITPDDAKQILNLNDHGVAVKYEYTKQVTWEKLYDLCKYCFGWDKETSDIEFNMCFSYKTRQFNMSKLINMLKGTAEKEKQGPLSDAEVDAVATAYLLCVLGCVIFPNASGNRVDANLLQLLHPLNKVADYSWGMACIAFLMTELSNASRLRTRQISWNMSLFQKWIYDHYPSLKLADVNTEWEKGTPRGTKYKFTKNRSRKKEHQVMRQHGYCQTVPWHHINGKFKLDVYRTRTPYIKVVYSSTPSVTEHWDKRLYHLVNTERDVNRGDENAPGYMEWYREHSHLRVICELKAKTTSVAAFYKCIVKEKPPGYDRLIKKHREMIDNVDNEEYAAEFGEKVTKNHPKKKTSKTIKRSQASSSSLAE encoded by the exons atgggagCTCGAGTAAAAAATGTCTACCGTGGTGACAATCCAAAAATTGgagaaaaaaataacaaagtGATTGTAACTGCTGCAAACGACGAAGAAGAcgacgaacacgaagaacatgaagaagatgACGCCGCTcatgtaggtggtggtggtgattctgaTAATCAATCTCTCcatcaaatggccccaattag ggttttcggttacatCGACCAGAATCGGGAGTTCACTTTTATAGCTTACTTACGA TATCATTCCGATGCGATTCGTCTACTCAAACCCACTGCCGCACCATCAAAAGTATTGAAAgattggcctttatccggtgaatgtgaaaggttcaagacaactATAGCCAAATCGGGATTATCTACTGATGCCGAGAACTcaatgttggaacatgatcgggtCGCGGTATCGGCTTTTATGGAGAGATTGTATCCCGAGAGTGACACCTTTCATATGCGGTTTGGAGATATGATCATTACTCCAGATGATGCGAAGCAGATTCTTAATCTCAATGACCATGGTGTAGCTGTCAAGTATGAGTACACAAAGCAGGTAACCTGGGAAAAACTTTACGATTTGTGTAAATACTGTTTTGGTTGGGATAAAGAGACATCAGACATTGAGTTCAACATGTGCTTTTCTTACAAAACTAGACAGTTTAACATGAGTAAGTTGATCAATATGCTCAAAGGCACCGCCGAGAAAGAAAAGCAAGGACCGTTAAGTGATGCTGAAGTGGATGCCGTGGCCACCGCCTATCTCttgtgtgtattgggatgtgtcatattccccaatgcCAGTGGCAACCGAGTAGACGCCAACCTTCTACAACTATTGCATCCTCTCAATAAGGTCGCGGACTACTCTTGGGGCATggcatgcattgcattcttgatgACAGAGTTGAGTAATGCGTCGAGGCTTAGAACTAGACAAATTTCCTGGAATATGAGTCTATTCCAG aaatggatctatgaccactaccCTAGTCTGAAATTGGCAGATGTGAACACAGAGTGGGAGAAAGGTACACCGAGAGGAACAAAGTACAAGTTCACAAAGAACCGTTCAAGGAAAAAGGAGCACCA GGTTATGCGACAACATGGTTATTGCCAAACAGTACCATGGCATCACATAAATGGCAAGTTCAAGTTGGACGTGTATAGAACCAGGACACCATATATCAAGGTAGTTTACTCTAGTACACCATCTGTTACTGAACATTGGGATAAGAGGCTGTACCACTTGGTGAACACTGAGAGAGATGTcaaccgaggtgatgaaaatgctCCAGGCTACATGGAGTGGTACCGGGAGCATTCACATCTTCGTGTAATCTGTGAACTTAAAGCAAAGACGACCTCAGTGGCAGCCTTTTACAAATGTATCGTCAAAGAAAAACCCCcaggttatgatagactg ATAAAAAAGCACAGGGAGATGAttgataatgttgataatgaagaGTATGCAGctgagtttggggagaaagtgacGAAGAACCATCCCAAGAAAAAAACATCAAAGACGATCAAAAGATCTCAGGCTTCTTCAAGCTCTCTTGCTGAATGA